CGTTTTTTGCGGTGCTCCTTGCCCGGCTTAGGGATAGCATTTAGTAGGGCTTGAGTATAGGGGTGGCGCGGGTCATTAAAAAGCTCCTTAGCACTGGCTTTTTCCACGACATGCCCCTTATACATCACCACCACCGCATCAGCTAATTGAGCGACCACGCCTAGATCGTGGGTGATGAAAAGTATCGAAGTGCCCTTAGTGGCTTGCAACTCTTGCATAAGTTCTAAAATTTGGGCTTGGATGGTAACATCTAGGGCGGTAGTGGGCTCATCGGCGATTAAAAGCTCAGGCGCGCACACCATCGCCATGGCAATCATCACCCGCTGGCGTTGCCCTCCGCTGAGCTTAAAGGGATAGTCGTTGTAACGCTCTTTAGCATGCGGAATGCCCACGCGCTCCAATTCAGCCAGCGCGCGCTCATAGCGTTCTTTGCGACTCAAATTGGGGTGGTGGATTTTGAGCGCCTCGCTAATTTGAAAGCCGATCGTATAAGAGGGATTAAGGCTAGTCATAGGTTCTTGGAAAATCATACTAATTTTCTTGCCTCGAATCTCTTTTTGCATTTGCTTTTGGGTGAGCTTGAGCAAGTCCTGTCTATTAAACTCAATCACCCCATCCACAATTTTACCCGGTTTGTCAATCAGCCCTAAAATGGAGAGCGAGGTAATGCTCTTCCCGCTCCCAC
This portion of the Helicobacter felis ATCC 49179 genome encodes:
- a CDS encoding ABC transporter ATP-binding protein; its protein translation is MQETLLKVDNLKTYFFTDKGINKAVDGVSFELKKSQTLCIVGESGSGKSITSLSILGLIDKPGKIVDGVIEFNRQDLLKLTQKQMQKEIRGKKISMIFQEPMTSLNPSYTIGFQISEALKIHHPNLSRKERYERALAELERVGIPHAKERYNDYPFKLSGGQRQRVMIAMAMVCAPELLIADEPTTALDVTIQAQILELMQELQATKGTSILFITHDLGVVAQLADAVVVMYKGHVVEKASAKELFNDPRHPYTQALLNAIPKPGKEHRKKRLQTVDENVNYLEFPREIR